In Clostridium swellfunianum, a genomic segment contains:
- a CDS encoding DUF6796 family protein, with protein sequence MDKSRQRARVVLIMGIVGIMGVLLTIASDFILIGRPSSSKAFFKLGTESMAGLSQWRITIGAFVGIAIIPFQIAGLISIYYGIKPAGKAKALAIVLTNAHTLMMAVAFHTSYAFIASGWNLYYEIGVGDKVAEKMIMRFAYYWKLIIIVMSVELVLSSAYYVILILSGKTLYPKWMAFFNPICILIYIYPLLIIAPKPIGGFIAPAFLNLTTLIFFILSTGTIYKKLIRV encoded by the coding sequence ATGGATAAAAGCCGTCAAAGAGCAAGAGTAGTTTTAATAATGGGAATTGTAGGCATTATGGGTGTTCTGCTTACTATAGCAAGCGATTTTATTTTAATTGGTAGGCCTAGCAGCTCAAAGGCATTTTTTAAATTAGGGACAGAAAGTATGGCTGGCTTATCTCAATGGAGGATAACTATAGGAGCCTTTGTTGGGATAGCAATAATCCCATTTCAAATAGCTGGCCTAATCTCCATATATTATGGCATAAAGCCAGCAGGTAAAGCAAAAGCGCTGGCTATAGTTCTAACAAATGCTCATACCCTTATGATGGCAGTCGCTTTTCATACCTCATATGCCTTTATAGCCAGCGGATGGAATCTATATTATGAAATCGGAGTTGGAGACAAAGTAGCAGAAAAAATGATTATGAGGTTTGCTTATTATTGGAAGTTAATAATTATAGTAATGTCAGTAGAACTAGTTTTAAGTTCTGCCTATTATGTGATTCTAATACTTAGTGGAAAAACTCTTTATCCAAAGTGGATGGCCTTTTTTAACCCGATATGTATACTGATTTATATATATCCTTTACTCATAATAGCACCAAAACCTATTGGAGGTTTTATAGCGCCAGCTTTTCTTAATTTAACTACATTAATATTTTTTATACTGTCAACAGGTACGATTTACAAGAAGTTAATAAGAGTATAG
- a CDS encoding cold-shock protein, protein MTGTVKWFNSEKGFGFITGEDGKDVFAHFSQIKSEGYKSLEEGQKVSFDVVQGQKGPQAENIVAL, encoded by the coding sequence ATGACTGGTACAGTTAAATGGTTTAATTCAGAAAAAGGTTTTGGATTTATTACAGGAGAAGATGGAAAAGATGTTTTCGCACATTTTTCTCAAATAAAGTCAGAAGGTTATAAGTCACTTGAAGAAGGACAAAAGGTTTCTTTTGATGTTGTTCAAGGACAAAAAGGACCTCAAGCAGAAAATATTGTTGCTCTATAA